The genomic segment TCGTTGGATCACCGAGTACACTCATCCTTTAAAAATGGTGGGACTGAAAGTTTCGCCGACAGTGGCGGGAAAGATTTTTTTGAAGGGCGTTCAAGAAAGCGACGCTCAACGTATGCAGACGGCGTATGCGCTGTTTTCAAATAACTGTTCGACCAGTGCGTTTTCATTCATTGATTCCCAATCTAAAATCACTCGCACGGGATGGCAGCGATTCTTGGATGCACTTCCAATCGCAGGCCCTTGGGGCACTTTGCAATCGTTGCATGAAAGACAGTTGGTAAATCAATAATCCAAAGGAAGCTCTGCTATTTTTAGTTGGAAACGTCGTGCAAGGACGTTGGTTCTTAAAAACAAAAAAGGAGCAGTTGCCTGCTCCTTTTTTATTTTAAACTACCGTCTCATCATGACCGAAGATCTTGCGATACTTACCCATGAACCAATCTTGGAAGCGGTCAATGTACAAATGCACCGCCGGGATCACGTAAAGAGTTAATAGCGTCGAGCTGATTGTACCGCCGATAACAACAATCCCCAGGGACGTACGAGATTTAGAGGCCTCATTCAGACCGATCGCCACCGGCACCATTCCGGCAATCAAAGCCAAGCTTGTCATGATGATAGGACGAAGGCGGGTTTCACCGGCTTTAATCAAAGCATCGTAACGAGATTGTCCTTCTTTCTGACGTTCCATCGTCGAGTCGATCAATAGAATAGAGTTCTTCGTCGCAAGACCCATCAACATCACGCAACCAATCATCGAGAACAAGTCAAAGCTAGAACGTGTGATGAATAAAGAGAAAAAGGCTCCACAAGCCGCCAACGGAATCACGGCCATGATTGTGAAAGGCGTGATAAATGATCCGTACAAGCTTGCTAGGACCAGATAGATAAACATCACACCCAATCCCATAGAGACCATGATATTTGTCATCAGCTCGGCAAAACGCTCGGCTTCCCCGACGAAACTGAAAGTCACACCTGCAGGAGCTTTCAACTCCCCTTGCCCCAGAGCATTTACTTCGGCCATGACTCCGCCAAGACCTTTTCCTCCTGGAGTTAGATCGGCAGAGATCTGGATGTAACGATTGCGGTTTTCACGCAAGATCACAGACGGACCTTGAGCTTCTTTTAAAGACGCCACGTTTTGCAACGGCACAAGGCGTCCACTTAAGTTCGGCACGCGCAAGTGAGCAAACTCCTCACGAAGGTCACGTTGATCCGGTTTCAAACGAACACGCACATCGTAGTTTACACCGTTTTCACGGTAGATCGCAGGAGTTAAACCTTCAATCAATGTACGAAGCTCCATACCGATACCCGTGACCGTCACCCCAGAAGCTTTGGCAACATCACCTTTGAGCTTCACTTGATATTCAGGTTTACCCGCACGGTAGCTGCTATCCACCTGTTGCAGACTTGGATTTTGTTTTAATTTTGCCAAAAGCTTTTCAGAATACTGAACCAGCTCATCCATGTTTTGACCAACAACGTTCAAGTTGAAGGCGCGGCTGCTTTGCTGGCCGGGATTGTCAGTCACAATGATATTGTATTTTTCTAACCCTGCGTAAGCTTTACGGAGTTCATCTTTCATCTGCGTAGTGTTTTTATTCCTTTGCTTCGAAGGAACAAGATGGACGTAGACGCTCCCCTTATGGGCTTCTCCATTGGCTGAACCAACAAAAACTAGCACATCTTCAATCTCTTTAAACTTGCGTGTACGAGTTTCAATTTCTTTGGCGACTTCATCTGTTCCATCCAAACTTGCCCCCGGCGGAAGTTCGAACATCACATAGAACTCTCCGTTATCCTGAGGCGGCAAGAATGTAAAAGGAACTTTTGTCGCGATAAACAAAGAGAAAAAGAAAATAAACACAGAGCCTAAGATCGTCTTGATCGGATGATCCAAAGCCCAGCGCAATGTCATAACATAGATTTTTTCCAACCAAGTTTGAAAACGATCAAAATCTTTCAGAAGTTTCTGATTCCAACGGCCAAAACGCGACGTCGGCGGTTTGTGGGAGTGTTCACCGGCGACGTAAGCAGAAAGAACCGGCGCAACAAACAAACCGTCGAACAAAGAAACAATCATCGCAAAACAGATTGTCAGACCGAATTGTTTAAAGAATTGACCCACGATACCTTGCAGGTTTCCGATGGGACCGAACACCGCAAGAATCGCCAACGTCGTCGCGATCACGGCCAAGGTCACTTCGTTCGTACCAACGATAGCCGCCTTTTTCGGAGAAAGTCCCGCCTCCAATTTTCGAAAGATATTTTCACGCACGACGATGGCATCATCGACAAGAAGACCGACAACCAAACTCATCGCCAATAAACTCATGATGTTGATGGAGAATCCAAACATACCCATCACGATACATGCCCCCAGAAGCGAGTTCGGAAGCGCAAAGCCCGTGATCAATGTGGATTTCATACTTCCTAAGAAGAAGTACACCACGAAGACCGTCAATAAGACCCCAAAGAAAATGGATTCATACACGTCAAATACGTTCGCTCGGATCTTACGGCTGGTATCCTGAACGATCTTCATTTCGGCATTCATGCCTTTGGCTTTGAAATCAGCGTTGATTTTCTTAACTTTCGCGGCGACGTCATCCGCCACCTTCACCGAGTTTGCACCCGATTGACGATAGATACTGAAATTGATGGCTTTCTTGCCATTCAAACGACTGCGCGTTTTTTCATCTTCAAGCGTGTCTTCAATCTTACCGACGGAAGAAATCGTGATCGGATGATAAACATCGGCTAAACGCAGAACGGAAGAACCGATTTCCTCAATAGATTGATATTGAGCCAAGGTTCTAAACGAATACTGTGTCGGGCCCACGTCGATTTTACCGGCAGGAACGTTACGTCCCCCACTGCGCAAAGCCTCGGCGACAGCGGTGGCTGAAATATCAGTGCCGTTCAGACGATCGCGGTCTAAGGAAACGTGAATTTCTCTTTTACGTCCCCCTAAGATGTCCACTTGGCCGACTTGATATACTTGCTCGAACTGCGGAGAGATCACCTCTTTTGCCAAGTCATAAAGTTTCGCATCATCCATATCCGCTTGTAGAGAAATATACATGATCGGCGCATCTGAAGGACTGATCTTACGAATCACGGGGGCATCAATATCATCTGGAAGTTCCCGCAATGCATTTGAAACTTTAGCGCGCACTTCCTGTTCAGCGAA from the Bdellovibrio bacteriovorus genome contains:
- a CDS encoding efflux RND transporter permease subunit is translated as MSPALLSVRHPVFIMSIVILMLTLGMISLKGLPIDLYPDVSLPTVVVQTTYAGAGPQEIETEVSKILEDEVSTISGVQKVSSQNMESVSILTIEFSLKTNLNFAEQEVRAKVSNALRELPDDIDAPVIRKISPSDAPIMYISLQADMDDAKLYDLAKEVISPQFEQVYQVGQVDILGGRKREIHVSLDRDRLNGTDISATAVAEALRSGGRNVPAGKIDVGPTQYSFRTLAQYQSIEEIGSSVLRLADVYHPITISSVGKIEDTLEDEKTRSRLNGKKAINFSIYRQSGANSVKVADDVAAKVKKINADFKAKGMNAEMKIVQDTSRKIRANVFDVYESIFFGVLLTVFVVYFFLGSMKSTLITGFALPNSLLGACIVMGMFGFSINIMSLLAMSLVVGLLVDDAIVVRENIFRKLEAGLSPKKAAIVGTNEVTLAVIATTLAILAVFGPIGNLQGIVGQFFKQFGLTICFAMIVSLFDGLFVAPVLSAYVAGEHSHKPPTSRFGRWNQKLLKDFDRFQTWLEKIYVMTLRWALDHPIKTILGSVFIFFFSLFIATKVPFTFLPPQDNGEFYVMFELPPGASLDGTDEVAKEIETRTRKFKEIEDVLVFVGSANGEAHKGSVYVHLVPSKQRNKNTTQMKDELRKAYAGLEKYNIIVTDNPGQQSSRAFNLNVVGQNMDELVQYSEKLLAKLKQNPSLQQVDSSYRAGKPEYQVKLKGDVAKASGVTVTGIGMELRTLIEGLTPAIYRENGVNYDVRVRLKPDQRDLREEFAHLRVPNLSGRLVPLQNVASLKEAQGPSVILRENRNRYIQISADLTPGGKGLGGVMAEVNALGQGELKAPAGVTFSFVGEAERFAELMTNIMVSMGLGVMFIYLVLASLYGSFITPFTIMAVIPLAACGAFFSLFITRSSFDLFSMIGCVMLMGLATKNSILLIDSTMERQKEGQSRYDALIKAGETRLRPIIMTSLALIAGMVPVAIGLNEASKSRTSLGIVVIGGTISSTLLTLYVIPAVHLYIDRFQDWFMGKYRKIFGHDETVV